Part of the Usitatibacter palustris genome, GCGAAAGGAGATTCAGGACCTTCTCGACCGCGGGCTGGTCCTCGAGGAACTTCACCATTTCCGCGCGCGTCGTGTCTTCGACGCCCTGGCCGACGAGGAGTGCCTTCACCTCGATGCCCACGAGGATCGCGACCACGATCAGCAACACGCCGATCGCGATGCTGCCCAGCGCATCCCAGATGGGATCGCCGGTGGCCCACGTGATGGACACGGCGATGAACGCGAGCGTAAGTCCGAAGAGCGCGGCGAGGTCCTCGCCAAGGATCACGATCAGCTCGGAATTGCGCGACGAACGGAACCACTGCCACAGGGTCTGGTTGCCGCGCAGCTTGTTCACTTCGGTGAGGCAGCCCCAGGTCGAGAACGATTCGGCGACGATGCCGAAGCCCAGGACGCCGAGGGCGAGCAGCGGGAACTTGATCGCCTCGGGCTCGTGCAGCTTGTGCCAGCCCTCGTAGACGGAGAAGAGCCCGCCCACGCTGAAGAGCATCAGCGCGACGATGAACGACC contains:
- a CDS encoding cation diffusion facilitator family transporter, yielding MAGGANPVKAVLYALGANFAIAVTKYIAAFITNSGSMLAEAVHSTADCGNQLLLLLGMKRAKRPPSPDYPLGFGKETYFWSFIVALMLFSVGGLFSVYEGWHKLHEPEAIKFPLLALGVLGFGIVAESFSTWGCLTEVNKLRGNQTLWQWFRSSRNSELIVILGEDLAALFGLTLAFIAVSITWATGDPIWDALGSIAIGVLLIVVAILVGIEVKALLVGQGVEDTTRAEMVKFLEDQPAVEKVLNLLSLQMGPDAMIAVKARMRPTGTDVALVEGINKTEVAFREAFPQVAFLFFEPDLKD